In Antechinus flavipes isolate AdamAnt ecotype Samford, QLD, Australia chromosome 3, AdamAnt_v2, whole genome shotgun sequence, a genomic segment contains:
- the LOC127556127 gene encoding uncharacterized protein LOC127556127: MSQHKEGPEEPHEGWQGGEGHPSPRPREQGDSGTWRRQRGGTGLECRGEGQRPESLRCTDAPKPQAEVCRGDLSFRAPPSRVPGYLPHVGPGSGSRGIWEGRGESPLPSGSTCPPQFPPFTWGGGSYLGWAVQTFLLALLHCLALRPLSAQGSPGGGPATLGSLSLPSPPRHSLILASRGLLRSASARNDKWAVSGWTWRQPLPNPAGQPEKVKCRTSSGRQGYMDTPPPTFDLPGEKKRSGSAPTVKCHRRTSQALPSFSADWLCRVSAPAQTLENSPRLRARSFRASAPRG, translated from the exons ATGAGTCAACACAAGGAAGGCCCAGAAGAGCCACATGAGGGGTGGCAGGGAGGGGAGGGCCACCCATCTCCCCGGCCTAGGGAGCAGGGAGACTCAGGCACCTGGAGGAGACAGAGGGGAGGGACAGGGTTAGAGTGCAGGGGGGAAGGGCAGCGTCCTGAGAGCCTGCGGTGCACAGACGCCCCCAAACCGCAGGCGGAGGTGTGCCGGGGAGACCTTAGCTTCCGTGCCCCCCCATCCCGTGTGCCAGGTTACCTGCCACATGTCGGCCCTGGTTCAGGCAGCCGAGGCATCTGGGAGGGCAGGGGAGAGAGCCCCCTCCCTAGCGGGAGCACTTgcccgcctcagtttcctcctttcacctgggggggggggtcctACTTGGGCTGGGCTGTGCAAACCTTCCTGCTAGCTCTTCTGCACTGTTTGGCTCTGCGTCCTCTGTCAGCCCAGGGCTCACCAGGCGGGGGCCCGGCCACCTTggggtccctttctctcccctccccaccccgtCACTCACTCATCCTTGCATCTAGGGGGCTCCTCCGCTCGGCTTCAGCTAGGAATGACAAGTGGGCGGTTTCTGGCTGGACTTGGAGGCAGCCCCTCCCCAATCCGGCCGGGCAGCCGGAGAAGGTGAAGTGCCGGACGTCATCGGGGCGCCAGGGATACATGGACACACCCCCTCCTACCTTTGACCTCCCTGGGGAGAAGA AAAGGTCAGGCTCCGCCCCTACCGTAAAGTGCCACCGCCGTACTTCCCAGGCCCTGCCCTCTTTCTCCGCTGACTGGCTTTGCCGAGTGTCTGCGCCTGCGCAAACTCTGGAAAACAGCCCTCGCCTCCGCGCCCGTTCCTTTCGTGCTTCGGCGCCGCGCGGGTGA
- the RPS16 gene encoding 40S ribosomal protein S16 → MPSKGPLQSVQVFGRKKTATAVAHCKRGNGLIKVNGRPLEMIEPRTLQYKLLEPVLLLGKERFAGVDIRVRVKGGGHVAQIYAIRQSISKALVAYYQKYVDEASKKEIKDILIQYDRTLLVADPRRCESKKFGGPGARARYQKSYR, encoded by the exons ATGCCGTCCAAGGGGCCGCTCCAGTCCGTCCAGGTCTTCGGACGAAAG aaaACTGCCACCGCTGTGGCCCACTGCAAGAGAGGCAATGGGCTGATCAAGGTGAATGGGCGACCACTGGAGATGATTGAGCCTCGCACTCTACAGTATAAG CTGCTGGAGCCTGTCCTCCTACTGGGCAAGGAACGTTTTGCTGGTGTAGATATCCGGGTCCGTGTAAAAGGAGGAGGTCACGTCGCCCAGATTTATG CTATCCGGCAATCCATCTCCAAAGCCCTGGTGGCCTATTATCAGAAAT ATGTGGATGAGGCCTccaaaaaggaaatcaaagacaTCCTTATCCAGTATGACCGCACTCTGCTGGTGGCTGATCCTCGGCGCTGCGAGTCCAAGAAGTTTGGTGGACCTGGGGCCCGGGCTCGCTACCAGAAATCCTATCGTTAA